One part of the Brienomyrus brachyistius isolate T26 unplaced genomic scaffold, BBRACH_0.4 scaffold73, whole genome shotgun sequence genome encodes these proteins:
- the LOC125726515 gene encoding uncharacterized protein LOC125726515 codes for MARIRRMEKAVCWSDDRYWATWDKWGEVIDWGDEKELCSPAESPSDQADSSTESHSRRRIAKAVSWTDDAYWAAWDKWEEIICWGDEEECSQVTPPTSQLGRDKGIDVHGLEAFVINNRTISIKPVDNHRDSLEIGAVLVDLCQFDLEYLDQSKFDFEIVQVQIGEVKVEETREKAFEKAFELEIVDVAVEVINSEFQLNAINLDIVETKVDKLLLEELIVGDLEAGNVKVSVSNGNVVKVPLRYPSPQRNRRTRQP; via the exons atggcaag aatcagacgaatggagaaagctgtttgctggagcgatgacagatactgggcaacttgggacaagtggggagaggtgattgactggggagatgagaaagagctgtgctccccagcagaatcaccttctgaccaggctgacagttccactgagtcacattcccgaaggcgaattgccaaggcagttagctggacggatgatgcttattgggcagcctgggacaagtgggaagagatcatctgctggggtgatgaagaggagtgctcccaagtaactccacccactagccagcttgggagggataaggggatagatgtacatgggttggaggcttttgtgataaataacaggacaatctccataaagcctgtagacaaccatcgAGACAGTCTGgagataggagctgtgctggtagacctctgccagtttgatctcgaatatttagatcaaagtaaatttgattttgaaattgtacaagtacaaattggagaagtcaaagtggaggagactagagaaaaggcttttgaaaaagcatttgaattggaaattgtggatgtggcagtagaagttataaacagtgaattccagctgaatgctataaatttggatattgttgaaactaaggtggacaaattattattggaagaactgatcgttggcgatttagaagcaggcaatgtgaaggtgtcagtgtcaaatggcaatgtggtgaaggtacccttaaggtacccttcaccacagaggaacagaagaaccaggcaaccttag